From a single Methanobrevibacter sp. genomic region:
- a CDS encoding endoglucanase: MDNSNIIISVIIVLCIAAGVTAYGISEGDNAVFNDLTGFSPDSSSSDGNGLGDIFGTDGNDGTGADVSSGSSSGSNGASGGTNTGGSGSGSGSGSGSGSGSGSSGNGTGGGQNTNKISPAQAKTIASGFIGEAGAYVSNVKDDGTQYICYISNSTGDVVDAIGISYTGENLGKV; this comes from the coding sequence ATGGACAATTCAAACATAATCATATCTGTAATTATTGTTTTATGTATCGCTGCAGGAGTAACTGCATATGGAATCAGTGAAGGCGATAATGCAGTTTTCAATGATTTGACTGGATTCTCTCCAGACAGTTCAAGCTCTGATGGCAATGGATTAGGCGATATATTTGGCACTGATGGAAATGACGGAACTGGTGCAGACGTTTCTTCAGGATCAAGTTCCGGCAGCAATGGCGCCAGCGGTGGAACCAATACCGGAGGAAGCGGATCCGGCTCAGGTTCAGGGTCCGGCTCTGGCTCAGGCTCTGGCTCAAGTGGAAATGGAACTGGCGGAGGCCAAAACACCAACAAAATAAGTCCTGCCCAAGCTAAAACAATTGCTTCTGGTTTTATTGGTGAGGCAGGAGCATATGTCAGCAACGTTAAAGATGACGGAACCCAATACATATGCTATATTTCAAACTCTACTGGGGACGTCGTTGATGCAATTGGAATTAGTTACACCGGTGAAAACTTAGGAAAAGTATAA
- a CDS encoding TIGR00375 family protein codes for MLVNADLHTHSCFSAATSKDMVINNIAPKSHEKGLNLVGTGDAFHPKWLDIIEESTEYKGDGIYSHKDCDFILTTEVEAQHKIHHVIIIPNIEAARELSQKLVSPNKYIDGRPRSPLSGAELLEFVKEYDCMIGPAHSFTPWTGMYKTYDSIYDCYEKAPDFVELGLSADTDMADTVKELSDFVFLTNSDAHSPWPHRLGREFNQIEMEDISYTSLQDALKKKNVKANYGLLPNLGKYHMTACTKCYKIIDPDIAKEKKMKCSCGGRIKKGVDYRISEIADYKEPHHPSHRPPYVHLMPLAEIISMIYDKGITTKTVQGIWQKLIDSFGPEIDVLISTPLEDISKIDENVALGIEGFRNKTLNVIPGGGGKYGEISFKEEFKKEKKSEKILTLDNF; via the coding sequence ATGTTGGTTAATGCAGATTTACATACTCACAGCTGCTTCTCAGCAGCCACTTCAAAGGATATGGTAATAAACAATATAGCTCCAAAGTCCCATGAGAAGGGATTGAATCTGGTTGGAACCGGAGATGCCTTTCATCCCAAATGGCTGGATATCATAGAGGAAAGCACTGAGTATAAGGGAGATGGGATATACTCACACAAGGATTGTGACTTCATTTTGACAACAGAGGTTGAGGCCCAACACAAGATTCATCACGTTATAATAATCCCCAACATAGAGGCTGCTAGAGAACTGTCTCAAAAATTGGTTTCTCCAAACAAATACATTGATGGAAGGCCAAGAAGCCCCTTAAGCGGAGCGGAGCTTCTTGAGTTTGTGAAGGAGTATGACTGCATGATAGGCCCTGCCCATTCATTCACTCCTTGGACAGGAATGTACAAGACCTATGACAGCATTTATGATTGTTATGAAAAGGCGCCAGATTTTGTTGAATTAGGGCTTTCTGCAGACACTGACATGGCAGATACCGTTAAGGAATTGTCTGACTTTGTATTCCTGACCAATTCCGATGCCCATTCACCATGGCCTCACAGGTTAGGCAGGGAATTCAATCAGATAGAGATGGAAGACATATCATATACATCACTTCAAGATGCATTGAAAAAGAAGAATGTCAAGGCGAATTACGGACTTCTTCCGAATTTGGGAAAGTATCACATGACCGCATGCACCAAATGCTATAAGATCATAGATCCGGATATTGCAAAAGAGAAAAAGATGAAATGTTCCTGTGGCGGCAGGATCAAGAAGGGGGTTGACTACAGAATCAGTGAAATAGCGGACTATAAGGAACCTCACCATCCAAGCCATAGGCCTCCATATGTTCATCTGATGCCTCTTGCCGAAATAATCAGCATGATCTATGATAAGGGAATCACCACCAAGACAGTTCAGGGGATTTGGCAGAAGCTGATTGATTCATTTGGTCCTGAAATCGATGTATTGATTAGCACTCCACTTGAGGACATTTCAAAAATAGATGAGAATGTGGCTCTTGGAATAGAAGGATTCAGGAATAAGACATTGAATGTCATTCCTGGTGGCGGAGGAAAATATGGTGAGATATCCTTTAAAGAGGAATTTAAAAAAGAGAAAAAGTCAGAGAAAATACTCACACTTGATAATTTCTAA
- a CDS encoding DNA-3-methyladenine glycosylase I, with protein sequence MTKRRCSWAEDVEEIYVKYHDEEWGVPTYDDQDLFELLVLESFQAGLAWITILKKRENFREAFDNFDVEKVAAYDEEKIEELRNNAGIIRHKGKINAAINNANIFMEIQNEFGSFSNYIWHFTENKILMDTEENYLTNSPLSDRIAKDLKKRGMKFVGTTIIYSYLESIGVINNHIHECFRYGELK encoded by the coding sequence ATGACAAAAAGACGTTGCTCTTGGGCTGAAGATGTAGAGGAAATCTATGTGAAATACCATGACGAGGAGTGGGGAGTTCCAACATATGATGATCAGGACCTCTTTGAACTGCTAGTGCTTGAATCATTTCAAGCGGGACTTGCATGGATTACAATACTGAAGAAAAGAGAGAACTTCAGAGAAGCTTTTGATAACTTTGACGTTGAAAAGGTAGCTGCTTACGACGAAGAAAAAATAGAAGAGCTTAGAAACAATGCAGGAATCATAAGACATAAGGGAAAGATTAATGCTGCAATCAACAATGCAAACATATTCATGGAAATACAAAATGAATTCGGCTCATTCTCCAACTACATCTGGCACTTTACAGAAAATAAGATTTTGATGGATACTGAAGAGAACTATCTCACCAACTCTCCCCTTTCAGACAGAATAGCTAAGGACTTGAAGAAAAGGGGAATGAAATTCGTTGGAACCACAATAATCTACTCCTATCTTGAATCAATTGGAGTAATCAACAATCACATTCATGAATGCTTTAGATATGGGGAATTGAAATGA
- a CDS encoding DUF2115 family protein — translation MKSQDLLAEIKENIKDYDIKYLEGKIKEKDINPISKQVSAFNIENYYEIMALDIKEDKNVEISDRLIEEIKDEIAKFFDGCSPESEDTFKRFITYICVYLSLIAKKPLHPVGMDFRDGKTVFTKEEDGKINYYCDIREEMKNRSKDYFTCKFCLCKEVK, via the coding sequence ATGAAATCACAGGACTTACTTGCAGAAATCAAGGAAAACATCAAGGATTACGACATCAAGTATCTGGAAGGGAAAATAAAAGAAAAAGACATAAATCCGATATCAAAGCAGGTTTCAGCATTCAATATTGAAAACTATTACGAAATCATGGCATTGGACATTAAGGAGGATAAAAATGTTGAAATTTCAGATAGATTGATAGAGGAAATCAAAGATGAAATAGCCAAGTTCTTTGATGGATGCTCACCTGAAAGCGAAGACACATTCAAAAGATTCATCACCTACATATGCGTTTATTTAAGTCTCATTGCCAAAAAGCCATTGCATCCAGTGGGAATGGATTTCAGAGATGGTAAAACTGTTTTTACAAAAGAGGAAGATGGGAAAATAAACTATTACTGTGACATAAGGGAAGAGATGAAAAATAGGTCTAAAGACTACTTTACATGTAAATTCTGTCTGTGTAAAGAAGTGAAATAA
- a CDS encoding ArsA family ATPase, with protein MAFKDIFKFKQGETTFIFVGGKGGVGKTSISSATALWLSNQGKKTLIVSTDPAHSLSDSLEVTIGHYPVQINENLYAVEIDPDKAMEEKQRALESQKSMANPDQLFGLDFLGEQMDLASASPGADEAAAFEVFLSVMTSNEYDVVVFDTAPTGHTLRLLSFPEIMDSWVGKLMKAKAKLGTAANALKNIIPFMGADEDFQSSKELEETKKQIDMAKAVLSDPDRTTFKMVVIPEEMSIYESERAIEALNKYDITTDSIIVNQVMPDISDCDFCHSRYMLQQKRLALIDQKFADQVVAQVPLFKDEVKGQEKLLKLAEILYEGKDNDEVQQNVIQL; from the coding sequence ATGGCATTTAAAGATATTTTCAAATTCAAGCAAGGCGAAACCACTTTCATATTTGTAGGAGGTAAAGGTGGAGTTGGAAAGACTTCCATCTCTTCAGCCACTGCATTGTGGTTGTCTAATCAAGGCAAAAAGACATTAATCGTATCAACCGATCCCGCTCACTCATTATCAGATTCACTTGAAGTGACAATCGGACATTATCCGGTTCAAATCAATGAAAACCTATATGCTGTTGAAATTGACCCAGACAAGGCAATGGAAGAAAAGCAAAGGGCTCTTGAAAGTCAAAAATCCATGGCAAATCCAGACCAATTGTTCGGTCTTGACTTCTTAGGTGAGCAGATGGATTTGGCTTCAGCTTCTCCTGGTGCCGATGAGGCTGCAGCATTTGAGGTCTTCCTCTCTGTAATGACTTCCAATGAGTATGATGTAGTTGTATTTGACACTGCACCGACCGGCCACACATTGAGATTGCTTTCATTCCCAGAGATCATGGACTCCTGGGTAGGAAAATTGATGAAGGCAAAGGCAAAATTAGGCACTGCAGCGAATGCGTTGAAGAACATCATTCCATTCATGGGGGCAGATGAGGACTTCCAATCAAGCAAGGAATTGGAAGAGACCAAAAAGCAAATCGACATGGCTAAAGCTGTACTCTCAGACCCTGATAGAACCACATTCAAAATGGTGGTGATTCCAGAGGAAATGTCAATCTATGAGTCAGAAAGAGCCATTGAAGCGTTGAACAAGTATGACATCACAACTGATAGCATAATTGTAAATCAGGTGATGCCGGACATTTCAGACTGTGACTTCTGCCATTCAAGATATATGTTGCAGCAAAAACGTTTAGCTTTAATCGATCAAAAGTTCGCAGACCAAGTTGTTGCTCAAGTTCCTTTATTCAAGGATGAGGTTAAAGGACAAGAGAAATTGTTAAAATTAGCTGAAATCCTATATGAAGGAAAGGACAATGATGAAGTTCAACAGAATGTAATCCAACTATGA